In Anaerolineales bacterium, a single genomic region encodes these proteins:
- a CDS encoding thiamine diphosphokinase has protein sequence MGKRTIVVANGVIAEPERIRARAEALDDAQVIAVDGGSKNCKLLGLDYDVVLGDLDSLENEERESLRKSGVKVDSFPTLKDETDLELALLHAVDRGAQEIYILGAVGGRLDMTLSNIYLLAHPRLQGLKVRIWHGEQTAWLIRPPGGDVDGRQGDTLSLIPIGSAARGITTHNLSTAWMGTS, from the coding sequence ATGGGAAAACGTACGATCGTCGTCGCCAACGGCGTCATCGCAGAACCCGAAAGAATCCGGGCGCGTGCAGAAGCGTTGGACGACGCACAGGTCATCGCCGTGGACGGCGGCAGTAAGAACTGCAAGCTGCTGGGTCTGGATTACGACGTCGTACTCGGCGACCTCGATTCACTGGAAAACGAAGAGCGCGAATCGCTGCGCAAATCCGGCGTGAAAGTCGATAGCTTTCCCACACTCAAGGATGAGACCGATCTGGAGCTGGCGCTGCTCCACGCCGTCGATCGGGGGGCGCAAGAAATATACATTCTCGGCGCCGTGGGCGGCCGCCTGGACATGACCCTGTCCAACATCTACCTGCTTGCTCATCCGCGTCTGCAGGGCTTGAAAGTACGCATCTGGCACGGCGAGCAAACGGCATGGTTGATCCGCCCACCGGGCGGCGATGTCGATGGCCGGCAGGGAGATACGCTTAGTTTGATTCCCATCGGCTCCGCAGCAAGAGGGATCACGACGCACAACCTATCTACAGCCTGGATGGGGACGAGCTGA
- a CDS encoding thiamine-binding protein: MDENRTVNVSVQVLPLTEDAFPIVDHAIEAIAAQGVRYEVTPMETVMEGQLDELLAAAKAAHLACFEAGAQKVVTLIKIGDSVHGTTIEEKVGKYRTKNE; the protein is encoded by the coding sequence ATGGATGAGAACCGAACCGTCAACGTGTCCGTTCAGGTGCTGCCGCTCACCGAGGACGCATTTCCGATCGTCGATCACGCCATCGAAGCGATCGCCGCACAGGGAGTCCGATACGAAGTGACCCCCATGGAGACGGTGATGGAAGGCCAATTGGACGAATTGCTGGCGGCTGCCAAAGCGGCGCATCTGGCTTGTTTCGAAGCCGGTGCGCAAAAGGTGGTGACGCTGATCAAGATCGGGGACAGCGTCCACGGCACGACCATCGAAGAGAAAGTGGGCAAGTACCGTACGAAAAATGAGTGA
- a CDS encoding ABC transporter permease, producing MSESNAAPMKRDKPRIRSRWAGEIFPALLLIAFVLLCWQVVAARSGLSAFILPSPLQVIQAGWETRHILLAAIGTTMLETAIGLAIAILLGILIAAAIDLSPFLRRALYPILVASQTIQIMAIAPLLIIWFGFGLMPKVIIVVLVCFFPMAVSTADGLASTDPDLVALLRAMGASRRQIWRIVRLPSALPSFFSGLRVAVTYSVVGATIGEWVGGSAGLGLYMLRSKNALATDQVFVAILITTAISIGLFAALYLIERAVLPWYHSAQRSEQWEDAGIY from the coding sequence ATGAGTGAGTCAAACGCTGCCCCGATGAAAAGGGACAAACCACGCATCCGCTCGCGCTGGGCAGGCGAGATATTCCCTGCGCTGCTGCTGATCGCTTTCGTACTGCTGTGCTGGCAGGTCGTCGCCGCCCGAAGCGGTTTATCGGCCTTCATCCTGCCCTCCCCGCTCCAGGTCATTCAGGCAGGCTGGGAGACGCGCCACATCCTGCTCGCGGCGATCGGGACGACGATGCTCGAGACCGCCATCGGCCTGGCGATCGCCATCCTGTTGGGCATTTTGATCGCCGCAGCGATCGACCTGTCTCCCTTTTTACGCAGAGCGCTCTACCCCATTCTCGTCGCCTCGCAGACGATACAAATCATGGCCATCGCGCCTTTGCTGATCATCTGGTTCGGTTTTGGATTGATGCCCAAGGTGATCATCGTCGTGCTGGTTTGCTTCTTCCCTATGGCGGTCAGCACCGCCGATGGACTGGCGTCCACCGATCCCGATCTGGTTGCACTGCTGCGCGCCATGGGCGCCAGCAGGCGTCAAATCTGGCGCATCGTACGCTTGCCGTCCGCACTGCCTTCCTTTTTCTCCGGTCTACGCGTCGCAGTCACGTACAGCGTCGTCGGTGCCACGATCGGCGAATGGGTGGGCGGTTCGGCGGGGTTGGGCCTGTACATGCTGCGTTCGAAAAACGCCCTGGCGACCGATCAGGTGTTCGTGGCCATCCTGATCACCACGGCGATCAGCATCGGCCTGTTTGCGGCGCTGTACCTGATCGAACGCGCCGTACTTCCCTGGTATCACTCCGCACAGCGCAGCGAACAATGGGAGGATGCGGGAATCTACTGA
- a CDS encoding ABC transporter substrate-binding protein: protein MKRILTVSLSIVLLGLLAACSAEETATETTSVAPDAVTLMLDWVPNTNHTGLFVAQANGYFEDENLQVDIIQPGEVYAEQAVASGAADFGVSFQEQITLARADDVPIVSIAAIIQHNTSGFASRGELQVRSPADWAGLTYGSYGSPFEEPTLRVLMACAGGDYEALNIVDTGFADPLALLDEQQIDLAWIFYAWQGIQAEEENIDLNVIMMQDWFDCIPDYYTPVLITSEQTIADRPQIVYRFLRAVSRGYQLAIENPDEAAAILLGAVPELDSELVYASQAWISPRYQAEAARWGEQSLVVWQGYSNWMLENGILAEGMDAEAAFTNAFLP from the coding sequence ATGAAAAGAATCTTGACCGTCAGCCTTTCGATCGTGCTCCTCGGCCTTCTCGCGGCATGCAGCGCCGAAGAAACCGCGACCGAGACAACGAGCGTTGCGCCCGATGCGGTCACCTTGATGCTCGATTGGGTGCCGAATACCAACCATACCGGGCTGTTCGTCGCCCAGGCGAACGGCTATTTCGAAGACGAAAATCTGCAGGTCGATATCATCCAACCGGGCGAAGTCTACGCCGAGCAAGCCGTTGCCAGCGGCGCCGCCGATTTCGGTGTAAGTTTCCAGGAACAGATCACCCTCGCCAGAGCGGACGACGTGCCCATCGTCTCCATCGCCGCCATCATCCAACACAACACCTCCGGATTTGCTTCTCGCGGTGAACTCCAGGTCAGATCCCCCGCTGACTGGGCCGGACTGACCTACGGATCCTACGGCAGTCCGTTCGAAGAGCCCACCTTGCGCGTCTTGATGGCCTGCGCCGGTGGAGATTACGAGGCGCTGAACATCGTCGATACGGGATTCGCCGATCCCTTGGCCCTGCTCGACGAGCAACAGATCGACCTGGCCTGGATCTTTTACGCCTGGCAAGGCATCCAGGCCGAAGAAGAGAACATCGACTTGAACGTGATCATGATGCAGGACTGGTTCGATTGCATTCCGGATTATTACACGCCGGTGCTCATTACCAGCGAGCAGACGATTGCAGACCGTCCGCAGATCGTATACCGCTTTCTCCGTGCCGTCTCGCGCGGCTATCAACTCGCGATTGAAAACCCGGACGAGGCGGCGGCAATCTTGCTCGGCGCCGTTCCGGAACTCGACAGTGAACTGGTGTACGCCAGTCAGGCGTGGATCTCGCCACGCTACCAGGCTGAGGCTGCCCGCTGGGGCGAGCAGTCGCTGGTCGTCTGGCAGGGGTACTCGAACTGGATGCTCGAAAACGGCATCCTCGCCGAAGGGATGGATGCGGAAGCCGCATTCACCAATGCGTTCCTTCCTTGA
- a CDS encoding ABC transporter ATP-binding protein, translated as MPTAKVELRNVSKTFNANGRTIRALENLSFEVHPGEFVTIIGPSGSGKSTIFNLIVGLLEPDSGEICIDGETCKKRTGRVGYMPQRDLLLPWRSVLDNVILPQELLGIPAESARSKAEQLLPLFGLAEFRAAYPSELSGGMRQRAALLRTMLTERDVLLLDEPFGALDALTRRELQDWLLDIWRRFEKTIIFITHDVDEALYLGDRVLVLSARPGTILRSSKVNLPRPRRQGMIATPAFGKQIAELLEALGISV; from the coding sequence ATGCCGACGGCAAAAGTCGAACTTCGCAACGTCAGTAAGACCTTCAACGCCAATGGCAGGACCATACGTGCGCTGGAGAATCTTTCTTTCGAGGTGCATCCCGGCGAATTCGTGACCATCATCGGACCTTCGGGAAGCGGCAAGAGCACGATCTTCAATCTCATCGTCGGACTGCTCGAACCGGACTCAGGAGAGATATGCATCGACGGGGAGACCTGTAAAAAGCGGACCGGCCGCGTGGGCTACATGCCCCAGCGCGATCTTCTGCTTCCCTGGCGCAGCGTTCTCGACAACGTCATCCTCCCACAGGAACTGCTGGGCATCCCGGCGGAAAGCGCCCGTTCGAAAGCGGAGCAGCTTCTGCCCCTCTTCGGACTGGCGGAGTTCCGCGCCGCCTACCCCAGTGAACTCTCCGGCGGGATGCGGCAGCGCGCCGCACTGCTGCGCACGATGTTGACCGAACGTGATGTCCTCCTGCTCGACGAACCCTTCGGTGCACTCGACGCGCTGACGCGGCGCGAGCTGCAGGACTGGCTGCTCGACATCTGGCGCCGCTTCGAGAAGACGATCATCTTCATCACCCACGACGTCGACGAAGCGCTGTACCTCGGGGATCGGGTTCTCGTGCTCAGCGCCCGGCCGGGAACGATCCTGCGTTCCAGCAAAGTGAATCTTCCCCGGCCCAGACGGCAGGGGATGATCGCCACACCGGCCTTCGGTAAACAAATCGCTGAATTATTGGAAGCGCTGGGGATCAGCGTATGA
- a CDS encoding DUF402 domain-containing protein, with protein MKPIPQEVRPSAGDSVTVHKLDADGIEAWRYTGEVLRTDSASVTLVAAFDREDRSLGGIELQRGDRFVETFYADRWYNVFRIHDGRDGRLKGWYCNVTRPAKIEPGHIYADDLALDLVVLPNGECQVLDEEEFEALQLTPEEREMGLQALEELKTFASSHSAPFDINF; from the coding sequence ATGAAACCCATTCCCCAGGAAGTTCGACCGTCGGCCGGAGATTCAGTAACGGTACACAAACTCGACGCAGATGGAATCGAGGCCTGGCGCTATACGGGCGAAGTGCTGCGTACGGACTCGGCGAGCGTCACCCTCGTGGCGGCGTTCGACCGGGAGGATCGATCTCTGGGCGGCATCGAACTGCAGCGCGGTGACCGCTTCGTGGAGACTTTCTACGCCGATCGGTGGTACAACGTATTCCGGATTCACGACGGCCGAGACGGGCGCTTGAAAGGTTGGTACTGCAACGTCACCCGCCCGGCGAAAATCGAACCGGGGCATATTTATGCCGACGATCTGGCGCTCGATCTGGTCGTACTTCCGAACGGTGAATGCCAGGTGTTGGACGAGGAGGAATTTGAAGCGCTGCAACTGACGCCGGAGGAACGCGAGATGGGGCTCCAGGCTTTAGAGGAACTCAAAACGTTCGCGAGTAGTCACTCTGCACCATTCGATATTAATTTCTGA